A part of Arachis hypogaea cultivar Tifrunner chromosome 12, arahy.Tifrunner.gnm2.J5K5, whole genome shotgun sequence genomic DNA contains:
- the LOC112728220 gene encoding probable pectinesterase/pectinesterase inhibitor 17, which produces MSPFHSLVILLIPFLLSSIVTSYSYNDLKLWCGQTPNPQPCEYLLSKNPNHLHKPIKRKSDFLKLSLQLAQERALIGHANTLSLGSKCRNQLERVAWNDCVELYQQTIQKLNKTLDPNTKCSQVDAQTWLSTALTNLETCKAGFYELGVQDYVLPLMSNNVTKLLSNTLALNNNGESHQEPSYKDGFPTWVKPGDRKLLQASSPASRANVVVAKDGSGKYTTVNAAINAAPKNSNGRYVIYVKGGIYNEQVEIKTKNIMLVGDGIGKTIITGSKSVGGGTTTFRSATVGKF; this is translated from the coding sequence ATGTCACCTTTTCATTCCCTTGTAATACTCTTGATTCCTTTCCTACTTTCCTCCATTGTTACTTCATATTCATATAATGACCTTAAACTTTGGTGTGGCCAAACACCTAATCCTCAACCATGTGAGTATCTCTTGAGCAAAAACCCTAATCACTTGCACAAACCCATTAAGCGAAAATCTGATTTTCTCAAGCTTTCATTGCAACTTGCTCAAGAGAGAGCACTCATAGGACATGCAAACACTCTTTCACTTGGATCAAAGTGCCGCAACCAACTTGAAAGAGTTGCATGGAATGATTGTGTAGAGCTCTATCAACAAACCATTCAAAAGCTCAACAAAACCCTAGACCCTAACACCAAATGCTCCCAAGTTGATGCCCAAACATGGCTTAGCACTGCTCTCACAAACCTTGAGACATGCAAAGCTGGCTTCTATGAACTTGGTGTTCAAGACTATGTCCTTCCTCTAATGTCCAACAATGTTACTAAGTTGCTAAGCAACACTTTGGCTCTTAACAACAATGGTGAATCTCATCAAGAACCAAGTTACAAAGATGGATTCCCAACATGGGTCAAGCCCGGTGATAGAAAATTGTTGCAAGCATCTTCTCCGGCTTCTAGGGCTAATGTAGTGGTAGCTAAAGATGGATCTGGAAAATACACCACAGTGAATGCTGCCATAAATGCTGCACCAAAGAATAGCAATGGAAggtatgtgatatatgtgaaggGTGGGATATACAATGAGCAAGTTGAAATAAAGACAAAGAATATAATGTTGGTCGGAGATGGTATTGGAAAAACCATAATCACAGGTAGCAAAAGTGTTGGAGGTGGCACTACAACCTTTCGTTCAGCCACAGTtggtaagttttaa